The Shewanella japonica genome has a window encoding:
- a CDS encoding TorD/DmsD family molecular chaperone codes for MSIEQSVEQLCEYQAVARILHNLFCHYPEAELIANFKDNDVAATWPEFANRSDNQQGRDALTAYLNQWDESEHLMDLKVDYGQLFFGPGEPKAIPQGSAYLGEDQVHFDASTIALIDFYKQYGVSFELEMPQPVDHIGLFFSVLDSSFAQLVEAKTNPESDVDEQQLTQFIQVLLQQHMLPWAGRCLELAKINAETDFYLAIALLANDYLAELTDAFKVIPMPRKLFR; via the coding sequence ATGAGTATTGAACAGTCAGTTGAACAGTTATGTGAATACCAAGCCGTAGCCCGTATTCTGCATAACCTTTTTTGTCATTATCCTGAAGCAGAGCTTATTGCAAACTTCAAAGACAATGACGTTGCTGCTACTTGGCCTGAATTTGCCAATCGCAGTGACAATCAACAAGGACGTGACGCTCTAACAGCGTACCTCAATCAATGGGATGAATCTGAGCACCTAATGGACTTAAAAGTTGACTATGGTCAGCTATTTTTTGGTCCAGGTGAACCTAAAGCGATACCACAAGGCTCTGCTTACTTAGGTGAAGATCAAGTACATTTTGATGCATCAACTATCGCACTAATTGATTTTTACAAGCAGTACGGCGTGAGTTTCGAACTTGAGATGCCACAACCCGTTGATCATATTGGCTTGTTCTTTAGCGTATTAGATTCAAGTTTTGCCCAACTCGTTGAGGCTAAAACCAATCCTGAATCTGATGTCGATGAGCAGCAATTAACCCAGTTTATTCAGGTGTTGTTACAGCAACACATGCTACCTTGGGCGGGTCGCTGTTTAGAGCTTGCAAAAATCAATGCAGAAACCGATTTTTATCTGGCCATTGCGTTATTGGCTAATGACTATTTAGCTGAGCTTACTGACGCATTTAAGGTTATACCAATGCCAAGAAAGCTATTCAGATAA